A single region of the Nicotiana sylvestris chromosome 6, ASM39365v2, whole genome shotgun sequence genome encodes:
- the LOC138871683 gene encoding uncharacterized protein yields the protein MVRTRATRYDQTLAPPARAVRGILDPTVYVSTPVGDSLVVDCVHRSCLVTHSGFQTRADLLLLRMVDFDIILGMDWLSPHYAILDCHTKILTLAMPGVPRVEWRGTLDHTPSRVVSFLKAHCMVEKGCDAYLAYVRDVSIDNPSVDSIPVVRDFPDVFPVVLSGMPPDRDIDFGIDLLPGTQPFSIPPHCIASPDLKELRDQLQELLVEQSYNEEPLSFALY from the exons atggtgagaacacgtgctacCAGATATGATCAGACACTTGCACCCCCTGCGAGAGCCGTCAGAG GAATATTGGATCccactgtttatgtttctactcctgtgggagattctcttgttgtggactgcgttcatcggtcgtgtttggttactcATAGTGGTTTTcagactagagccgatttattattgcttagaatggtagattttgatattatcttgggcatggactggttgtcaccccattatgctattcttgattgtcacacaaAAATcttgacgctggctatgccaggtgtaccgcgtgttgaatggaggggtactttagatcacactcccagtagagttgtTTCCTTCCTCAAGGCTCactgtatggttgagaaggggtgtgatgcgtatctagcttatgtgagagatgttagtattgataacCCTTCCGTTGATTCaatcccagtagtacgggattttcctgatgtgtttccagttgttctttcgggcatgccgcccgatagagatattgattttggcattgatctgttgccgggcactcagcccttTTCTATTCCTCCACATTGTATAGCTTCTCCTGATTTGAAGGAGTTGAGGGatcaattacaggaattgcttg ttgaacaaagttacaatgaagaaccgttatcctttgccttgtattga